One genomic region from Leptolyngbyaceae cyanobacterium JSC-12 encodes:
- a CDS encoding hypothetical protein (IMG reference gene:2510097281), with protein sequence MSYSEFTIAKVQELFHLVIDEQRELFSDVQPVKPSELLQMILKEYLSLAIDVNSEKVRSEFIIAPVLGDVRRQSNYQISLFSGKEFDVDREQGLSGYCDFILCLSKEQLYIQAPVVMIVEAKNENIVGGMGQCMASMVAAQVFNQRTGKPIDEIYGAVTTGTSWRFLKLVGQTLWVDRSEYYIREVDKILGILMLPANLLLKPVE encoded by the coding sequence ATGTCATACAGTGAATTTACCATTGCTAAGGTTCAGGAACTTTTTCATCTAGTGATCGATGAACAGAGGGAGCTTTTTTCAGATGTTCAGCCAGTCAAACCATCAGAATTATTACAGATGATTCTCAAGGAATATCTATCACTGGCAATTGATGTCAATAGCGAAAAAGTTCGTTCAGAATTCATCATTGCACCTGTTTTGGGTGATGTTCGCCGTCAAAGTAATTATCAAATCTCCCTATTTTCAGGCAAAGAATTTGACGTTGATCGAGAGCAGGGGCTGAGTGGTTACTGTGATTTCATTTTATGTTTATCTAAAGAGCAGCTTTATATTCAAGCACCTGTTGTGATGATTGTGGAAGCAAAGAATGAAAACATTGTCGGTGGTATGGGGCAGTGTATGGCCAGTATGGTTGCTGCTCAGGTATTTAACCAGCGGACAGGTAAACCTATCGATGAGATTTATGGAGCTGTCACAACCGGGACAAGCTGGAGATTTTTGAAATTAGTTGGTCAAACTCTCTGGGTTGATAGAAGTGAATACTACATCAGGGAAGTGGATAAGATTTTAGGTATTTTGATGCTACCTGCGAATCTTTTGTTGAAGCCAGTAGAGTAA
- a CDS encoding hypothetical protein (IMG reference gene:2510097280), protein MSFSSYKNLGETLKEFQITYAEDHFMAEVAFDISDYFRTDLTLMMKDGIVDNSELVICENLIYPVLKEVWKQYRRDFLLWSQQFLNCDAKLSGFPEYILARRSPLGKVVFDQPYFLLVEAKQDNFDAGWGQCLAEMVAAQRLNDPAPITIFGIVSNGAIWQFGKLATVHFSKHPQPYTIYELDKLFAAVNYIFQQCQLQLNTLIAA, encoded by the coding sequence ATGTCATTCAGCAGTTATAAGAATCTTGGCGAAACTCTCAAAGAATTTCAAATCACCTATGCCGAAGACCACTTTATGGCTGAAGTTGCATTTGATATTTCTGACTACTTTCGTACTGATCTGACACTCATGATGAAAGATGGAATCGTGGATAACTCTGAATTGGTAATTTGCGAAAATTTAATCTATCCCGTATTGAAAGAAGTTTGGAAACAATATCGTCGCGATTTTCTTTTGTGGAGTCAGCAGTTCCTAAACTGTGATGCGAAACTGTCTGGATTTCCAGAATATATCCTGGCACGGCGATCGCCATTGGGCAAGGTAGTCTTTGATCAGCCCTACTTTTTACTGGTGGAAGCAAAGCAGGATAATTTTGATGCTGGATGGGGGCAGTGTTTGGCAGAAATGGTTGCCGCACAACGACTGAATGACCCCGCTCCAATCACAATTTTCGGAATCGTCTCAAATGGTGCAATCTGGCAGTTTGGCAAACTTGCAACAGTGCATTTTAGCAAACACCCTCAGCCCTATACCATCTATGAACTGGATAAACTCTTTGCCGCCGTCAACTACATCTTCCAACAATGTCAATTACAACTGAATACCTTGATAGCTGCTTAA